The Danio aesculapii chromosome 22, fDanAes4.1, whole genome shotgun sequence genomic sequence GCAGGACGACTCAAATCTGGAAATAACACATTAATACAGACATTTCAGAGTATAAAATCTGCATTCATCATCGGCTTCGAATGACGCGGCACTAAAGTCATTCAGTGGAGGGCAGTCGGAGACCAGAGAAGGCTTAACAAGACATTCATGTGTACACAACCCTCAGCTGTAGTGTTCGCAATGTTTAGTGTGTGTGGATTAGTACAGTATTCGACAGTACACCTTCTGGGTAGTGCTGCAGATGCATATGAATATTCCAGACGCTCTTCATTTTGTAAGACATACCTGACACATGTTACATGAGTAAAGAGGTAGATGTGATTAGTTATGATGCTGAACTGAGCCTGATATATCTCTATGAACATAactgtgaaacacacacacacacgtgtggaAGACGTGTTACTGAATGTGTGAAACGGCAGTAAAGGGATAGCtcaaccaaaaatgaagattctgtcacTCTTCTCttgtttaaaatctattttatttcttccgctgaacacaaaaggagatattttgaagaatgttgacacTCATGACTAATTTTCCTGACTGTAAAAATCACaggcaaccagcattcttcaaaatatctccttttgtgttcagcagaacactcacaaatgtttaaaagcacatgagagagagagtgaatgaTGAGGTGATGTTCATTTCTGGTTGAACACACTGGTCAATGAAACATGAGCTGAACGCATCTGATTTGTAGGTAAATTGAGTGTGACGATTGACTAAAGAATGATCTCCCACTTTAAACAGACTCATTCTGCTGCAGTTGTGAACATGAGGACACAGATTAACCAGCAGAGCTGAACATCAGTCACACCGGGCTGTGCATGCACATctataaaacactgtttaaagAGGAGAGGCGTGTGGGAAGAGCTCTGAACACTGCTGGAAAACCTCTTGGCAGAAACTCAGCTTATAAAACGGCTCTGTAGATGCTGCTCAGTTTCCTGGAGCATTGGACTGTGTGTAAGTATTAAAGTAAAAACACCCCTCCTAAACTCAGAGAACCTGTGGATTAGGGGAGTCTCGGACCACCACGATGACCAGGTGCTCCTCCTCCAGCTTCCCTACAGTCTTCAGAGCAGTCTGCAGGTACTGCTGAGAGAAGTCACAGGGCGGGAAGGCGTACAGCATGCCCCCCATCTCCCGCTCCTTGGGGCCGCCGAGGGGCAGGCCGATGACCCCTGCTGCTTGTTTGTTCCTGAGGTAAGTCACCAGGTTTCGGAGAAGGCGCTGCTGAAGGCCTGGTTCTGGAGGAGGTGCGTCGCGGTCCATGGGTCCCTGCACGGCGAGGAGGACTGCATAACCATCAGGACTGCCTAGCTTAATGCGGCGCGTCACCTCGTCCAGTTTGGGCTGATCCAGCCTCAGCCGCTGGGCGATTTTGAGCTGTGTGATCTTGGACCCGCCTGCTTGGTTGTCCCTCATGAGGGAGTGGAGGAAGCTCGCGCCCCCCTCCAGCATGTGCATGTTAGTGGGGAAGCTGCTGTTTTTCAGGACTAGGGAGCCGTGCCAGACGCGGCTCAGCGATTGAGCGTATTCAGAGAGCGTGCTGGGCTTTTTGGAGTCTGTTTTGGACTTGTCTGATTGAGAGTCAGGGTCAATCTCGCTTTTGCGGGGGTTGCGATCGCGCTCGTCCTTCCTCGGATGGGCAGGGTCATCCTGTGCGGGACGCTCGTCGCTGGAGTGTCTGCTGATGTCGGGTGTGTGGTCCAGGGGTTCAGAGGTGGAGTCGGGCAGACGGCCGCGGCCTCGGTCAGGGCTGTCTTCAGGAGTGGACGGCGCTCCTCCTCTGAGCTTTGACCTCCCGCGCTCCTCTGCGGGACGCTCTATGGGGCTGAGGCTCCTTCGCTTGCGGCGCTCCTCAAAGTTCTTCCCGAGGCCGCGCTCCAGGTCTCGCTCTTTCAGCCAGCGCTCTCTGCTGCGGCTCCGACTGCGCTGTCTGACCCGGCCAAACGTCTCCGGGTTAGCCCTCCGCTCTAGTCCTTTTGGGGGGCTCCAGTCCCGGTCAGAGAGGCGGTCTCTTTCTCGCTCCGCGAACAGAGGGTGTGAGGGAGAGCGAGCCCTGGCTCTCAGCTCCCGCTCCAGGCTGCGGTGGCGCGCGTAACCTTCAGGAAGAAGATCATAATGTGGAGGAGGAAGCAAAGGGGGCTGGTATTGTTGGGGGTACGCCCTCGTCTCCTCAGCTTTAGCAAAATCCACACGCAGCCTGCGGCTCGGGCCGCCCAGAGGGAAGCCACGCATCTGTGCGCAAGCAGCCTGCGCCGCATCCAGGCTCTCATAATGAATATAAGCAAAATTATCTCCTTTCACATAGTCTATGGTGCGGATACTCCCAAAGCGGTCAAACTCACGTGCTAAAGCGGCCAGCGATGTATTCGGACCGAGTCCGCCCACCCAGAGCCGGGTCGTGGGATTAGCTTTCCCATATCCGATCTTAATCGGGTTGCCATTAATCATACGCCCCTGCATGGCCACTTTGGCCCGGTGAGCCATATCCAAGTTCTGAAATTTAAGAAAAGCATAAGCACCTCCTTGTCCACGCGCAGGCCGCTTGATGACCACTTCCTCAATAATCCCATACTTGTCAAAGCCCTGCCGTAGCTCCACCTCAGTGATATTATGATCCAAATTGCCGATAAACAAGTTCCGTGTGGCTCTCTGATCGTCCTCCGGCTTTAAGTCCTCCTCGGGAAGCTGATAGGCATAGGCACGCGTCCTCTCCTCCAGGGCTGTGTAATAGTCCAAAACTCTGTCCCTGCTGAGCGCCATACCCTCCACATAATGCCTGGGCCTTATTTCCCTGAGGGCGCTGCTCCCGGCCCCCGGAGACAGGGAGCGCTGCCTGTATGCGTACGCGGCGCTGTGCAGAGACACATAGCTCACATCTGGAGGAGTGACGCTGCGCCGCCGCATGTACATGGGCTCCACTTTCAGCGGACGGTCGTACAGCACCAGCCGGGTTTTGGCATGACGAGCTTCCCGCGCGTGTTCCGTGTGTCTGAAGTTTACATACGCAATTCGGCCCAGTTCTGGCGTGTGGGACAGCTTGACGCTCACGTCCCCAAACTTTTTGAACTCATGAAACAGTCCGTCCTCTACATGCTCGTCGGAGAGCTGAGACCCCAGGTTGCTTATTAATAGTGTCTTGTATTCGAGTCGTGCGCCCACAGTTTCAGCGGATGGGGTCTTACCTTTGGGCAGGACCGCTGTGGTTCTGAGGGGAGCCCGTCCCAGCAGACCGAGCTCGTGATGCGGCCGGTGATGCAGACTCTCTCTCTCCTCGCGGACTCGCGGCTTCTCCCGCTCGCGGCTGCGGCTCCGCTTATGGTAGTTTCGGCTTTCGGCGAGCAGCAGCGCGAGCGGAGGGTTCGGTTCGCGCTCTCGGTCGCGCTCGCGGACGCGTTTGGCGAGCGTTCTGGAGGGACTCGCGTCGCGTTCGGCCTGCCGCTTCATTATCCAGTGATGCTCCGCtggcaaaaatataaaatcagCTCCGAGGTGGAATCTCACGGCTCCGAGAGAGCTTGCGCATCCGTGTGGAAGACTTTAGCTAACGTGTGCACGGAAGAACGCTCGCCTGGATGCTGAGTTTTACGgataaaaataaaaggaaaaacattAGCGTCGCCTCGGCTGCATCTATTCCGCCATCTTGGACAAAAGGAATGTGCGCGCTCCGCGAGTGGGAGGAGACTCCGCTGACGTCAGAGCGCATCGCGTCACGCTACTACAATGATGGAAAATCAACATTGACACTAAAAATAAGACTCAGGGAGCGAAATACATCTATTCTCCTCTCAATGACTCTGGGAGAGCTGAGGGaaacacacaggtttgttttacAGGATTGCATAGTTTACtatttactataaaacactatGCATATATCAATTAATCGTATTATATGCAGTTTGGTAAGCTATAAACACTGCGCAGTGTACAGCAAATAGCGCAGACAATACTATAAAGTTAAAGGAAATGCATATGACAATCCAAAATCTGTGCTTAAACTTATTTAATGTATCAAAATATGTATTGTGACTTACAAACACATGTAATGAGTGCTGCACTGAACCATAGAAATCAATGTTGAAGCTAACCATCATGTCCATCTGTAGAGGAAGAAGAGTGACTATATGGTGTGCATTTATGATGTATAGTCATTATGTTCGAGCAACCTGTTATATGCTGTAAACTACTGCTGACATGCAACATGTTGAGCGTTTTATATAAGATTAAAAAAAGGTgatggaataaccctgatttcccAGCAAATACAATCATTTAttataaacaactgtattttctggaaaaataataaaataatagtaacgTTTCACTCaaattcttgcctaaaaaaatcCACTAAACCCAGAGATCGGagcattttcaagtggtctcttgtGTTTCCCCATAGCTGCAAATGCAAGCCAGTCAAATAAAATGCTAATCCCTGatggaaatatttaaatttgactAAAAAAGATGACGGATGCAAACACAAAGTAGAAAAATAAAAGAGCTTATTGGCTTTTCCTCATTTTAATGAAAAAGACAGTATAATCGTATTAAACATTTTACAGCAAAGAAGTCCAGTCAAACGGACCCAATGTTCTGCAGACGAGACTCGCCTCCAAACTAAAAGAAAGCCTGTActccaaacaaaataaaaaggaagaaaatgtcaatcaaactaGGCAAAGTGTGTCGAACATGTTTCCCATACGGTCAGGAGGCATCTCTGTTGTGTTGGATGTCATTACTCAGAACATAAATTAAATGTTGTGTTTCTGTGGAAGTGCGAGTCATGTTTGTTTACCCCTGGAGAACATGGTAAAGTGACAACACAATGCAAGCCCCACAGTCAAGCTGCACAGCGCAAATCTCCACCCTAAACGCCTCTGGCCACTGCCTCGGTGCCATAATTCCCTGCGGGTTTACAGGTCTGTCCGTGCCTTGGCTGCGCTGGGCGCATACTTGGGCATCAGCTCATTGATCTTGCGGATGAAGTCGGATTTCTCCACGCATCCTTTGCAGGACTCGCCCCATTCCTCCAAAATTTTCTTCAGATCTTTCACCTTCAGCTTCTTCAGGTCGACAGAGCTCAAGTCAACTTGTTTATCTAGAGGACGGAAGGGAAACAACATGTAATGCATTTCAGCTGTCAGACATTCATATCAAACTCAAATCTAGGCAGGAAAATGAATTTACAGCGCAGTTATTTAggtctgttttattttaaattaaaaaaataaataaggcaGTTTTCAGACAGAGTAAAGCATTGCATATGCTGCTCCGAAAACCTCAACAGatcattatatacagtatatacagcttgaaccatttaatttcattttatagtCTCTTATATACACTAGGACTGCTTGACACTcaaatctaacattgtgatattttgttattctgctatATGTATTTCAATATGATTATACCTTCATCAGATGACCTGAATAGAggatgtatacactacctgacaaagtcttgtcacctatcccaGTTTgaggaacagtaaataataacttgacttctagttgatgatttggtatcagaagtgtcttatatgaaaggtaaaggcctctagatgaggcttatttgagcacaatataatctgatcatgtcttgatgttgactgatttgattaggacagtaaggtctgactctgcttagactaaagtctgctcactgaaccttcaataatgtccagtatagaatatgtgctcatgctgcagtggaaacagaatgaataatgtgtctgactccatcatgagcttggaggactgcatccatacatctctgacatgactcaaatcactgattaataaagtcatctggaatggtgaagaaagccttcttgcaggactcccagagttcatcaagagtctttgtgttcatcttcaacacctcctccttcatcttaccctagacgtgctcaataatgttgatgtctggtgactgggctggccaatcctggagcagcttgacctcctctgctttcaggagctttgatgtggaggctgaagtatgagaaggagcgctatcctgctggagaattgtccctctcctgtggtttgtaatgtaatgggcagcacaaatgtcttgatacctcaggctgttgatgttgatcatccactctgcagatctctccatactgaatataaccccaaaccatgatttctcctttaccagctgatttctgtgagaatcttggctccatgtgggttccagtaggtcttctgcagtattggtgatgattgggatgcagatcaacagatgatccatcagagaaatccaccttctgacactatGATCAACTATAAGTCTGGTTATTatgtgctgctcttacaactgggatcaaatactttagtcaggtagtgtacaattaCTATCGACTATACAAGTCGACACAATCTAGATAGAAAGcttaaacagatggatggaaatgATATGGTTTCACATTTGTATTTGTCAACTAAGAGGCAGAAGTAATGCATTAATCAGTGGAAAGTACCTTTCTATGCAAACAACTCACCGTATTTGAGCTCACAGATTTGACTGTCCTTCTTTTTGAGCTTTTCACAGATCTTTTCCACTGGCACATGGTAACTCATTGGTTTGGAAACTTCATTGGTAATCTTTGTTGCTGCATCACTGGTTGCCCCTATATAATAACACTGAGTGTACACGAAAACTGATTAAAGAGGAAActatgaacaaaaataaatagtcctgccaagtgtgaacacaacCCAGGAGACTAACAGACTGTGTTGATATCATTAGTTAAAACAGTGTGAATTAGTGCTAAATGCATACTTTAGACAAATGTGAACACCCTAAAACATGCATCATTCATGGACAGATACTTACAAATCTGTTTTCTTTCCCTTTGGCATCTTTACACGACTTTAGAAGAGCTTTTTCAATGGAGTCGCTGTCGAACTTGACGTTGTTTTCTTGTATTGTCTGGTAAAGccgctggaggaaacccacacagactgAGAAGCAAAGATTTGTAAAGCTTTATTGCCTATATGCAGTCATATTAATACATTAACCCTCTGGTGGTGCTTGTGTGACAATTaaagaaaatttaaattaaatcaaattatattttggTCAGATCAACAGACagtttggcctcaacaacatgaaagcatggatccatcctgccttatatcagcggttcaggctggtggtgtaatggtgtgggggagaatttctttgggtccattagtaccaattgagcatggtgtcaacgccacagcctacctgagtattgttgctgaccatgtccatccctttatgagcacagtgtctccatcttctgatgctacttccagcaggataacgcaccatgtcataaagcgccaatcatctcagactggtttcttgaacatgacaatgagttcactgtactcaaatggcctccacagtttccagagctcaatccaatagagcacctttgggatgtggtggaacgggagattggcatcatgaatgtgcagccgacaaatctgcagcaactgtgtgatgctatcatgtcaatatggagcaaaatctctgaggaaaatttccagtagcttgttgaatctctgaaagATTAAGGCGGTTCTAAAGGCAAatgagggtccaacccggtactagtgaggtatacctaataaagtggccgctgagtgtattttattttatttggtcacGAAGAAAACATCTCTGTAAACAACTTTTTCATGCTGTTTCTAGGACGGCCTAACTTTTTAAAGTTATATACTATTCTGAAttatcaaatataaattataatactaAAGTAATGTTTAATTTTCCAGTCAAAGCTTATTAAACAGCACCAAAGGGTTGCATTCATCACATTCATACAGTCAGCCAATGGAAATGTCATGTTGCATCATCGAGTTCATTTAGGAAATGTTCATCTCATCAGTGCACATACAGAATACATCAAGAGCACACACagtgtttcattcatttaattctgATATGATTACTTCTGATAATTGTGACCCACTGCTTACAGCTTAATATCTGAGGGTCCAAAAATTGTCATTGAAAACAAAACGTATGGTGGCAGAAATGCTTCCTCCGCAATACTAATGCAAACAAATGTACAACATATGAGTAAATATCAATATAAAGCAGTGCTACAAGCATGTTAACTCTGACGTCACATTAtacagttaataaaatacattaataaatcttaCAGATGCAATGAATGAAGAATTTAAAGAAAACTTAAGCTTAACTAAGCATGTACCGTACAATACAGATGTGAGATGAGTCTTCTGACAGGAGCTGTGCATCATTCacatgtgttttacaaactcaCCTTCACACTCTCCATCTTTCAAAGCATCACTGCAGCTCGGAACCAGCGCGAGAGCCAATGCCACAGAGAGCCCACTTAAATATAACATCCTAAGCTCTGATAAACGCGTCTGAACGGTTAAATACGGTAAGAAAAGTGCTAATCTGGGTTCTGAACGACCACTAATGATACCGGCTCGACAACACGCAACGTTACCGCTTCAACGGCGCTTCCTAGTGAAAGTTCCCGCCCACTCTCGCATCTGATTGGCTGGCGTTACACTTTTCAGGCGCCTGTTGGCTGGCTGGTGACGTCGCAACACGCACTCTTTTCTGAATGGGTGTGCGATGCTCATCCAGGGAGTGAGTCCAGTTGGCGGCCTCTGATTGGTTGTGAGGTTGAACTCTCCCGGGTGACGATTTACGCCTTGTGTACGAACGCCATTTTTGTAGTCTTTCGTGTTACATAAATAGAGActcataaatgttataaaatacgATGATTTTGGAAGAGTTATTATGCTTGACTGAGATATTTTCAGTCGCATAACTTTACCGTGGGTAATGTTTCAAAAAATGAGTGTAATTTGCAGAGAAGTCATCATTTTATTGCTAAAACTCAACATAACTGTGGCCTtaataaaaatagtgttaaacatctaattatgttgtgtttttgttcGCATATAGTTAAATATTGatgtgctgtgggtaaatggtgtgctCAAACCTGCGGGAAGCACTGAAACTGTATagtaaataaaccaaatgaaCATTTCAACATTAGTCAATATTAGTGTTAGTcgaaattaataaaaacacaaataaatataaatgtacacacatatcCGCGACATGgcagcacattcgcctcacagcaagaaggttgctggttcgagtcccggctgggtcagttggcatttctgtgtggagtttgcatgttctccccctgttggtgtgggtttcctctgggtgctccggtttcccccacagtccaaacacatggtacaggtgaattgggtaggctaaattgtgtatgagtgtgtatgagtgtttcctagtgatgaggtgcagctggaagggcatccgctgtgtaaaacatatgctggcatggtttattccgctgtggcgaatggAGAATGAATGAGTTAGTGTCATTGCAGAAACACACAGAAAACCTTGGAAAACCTGCTTCAATCACACATTCAAGTAAGGAAGGAAGGCGAATATCAGTTGATAAAACATGATCTTTAATATTAGGcattattaatgaattacacGTCACAGCGGTTAAGtgagtaggaaaaaaaaaacgtgtgtATTTACATCTAAAATCCACACCACATTGAGTCATGCTAGCACAATATATACAGAAAAAATACTTTGAGAATACTCGTACAAAGGTTTTCGTATTTCTGCATGGTAAAACAAAACGCTCTTCAGATTCCAATGCAAAATACACAGAATAACGAGTGAGTAGGCCATTGAAAGATTTGTTCTCCTTTTTTTCACTTGTcgcagtttagtttagttttaaaaacacatttacatcagAAAGTACCAGGCAGACAATTAATCTCAGTCTATACATGATTTGTCCCTCTTGACCATATAAATACAAAGCTTTTGAAGGATTATATACACAAAATAAAGCCAGACATGGTGTGGTACGAACTGTAATGCAGGCCAGGAGTGTTTAGTCCCCATTTCTACTCAGCTTTCCATATGTACAGACCAAAACATGTTTGTCTTTTCTATTTACCCAGCCAATTTTAGCCTTCACCTCATTCAAATCATCAATCATTTCAGCAAAATAAGCCCAGTATTTAATTAGCAATCCACACAACGCTGTCTACATGAACTAAAGTGTAGTATTGAGTTTGAAACGCTGATGCGGGCAACTTTTgtcatgtacaaaataaaacgtCACCCTCAAACTGAATCCTAAAACTGTCAGCTCACCTTCGCCGAGATATCAAACATGTAAAATATGTACACTCAATATTTGTACATGGTTGCTTGTGCCAAATGAGCCAAAACCTTTATTTAAAGCATTAATGACTCGTGATTATAATACTTTAATGTAGTTTTTTGCTTAGCTATGCAAGCAAAATGAGAGCTAGTGAATGAATACAAGACGCACAGTATCCGTCAGTCCATATTTACATGCAAAATGTCTTGAAAGCCATAATAAGAAATGctgaaaacaataaatattaatgcTTTTCTTTAGTTGATCAGTGCGAATATTCACAGAAATGGGCCGTCACAGATAGACCTCAACACTCTCTCTAATATAACACTCGATCTTTGCATAGATTCCAGTTCCTTCCCTGATCACTCGATGTTTAATATGActtatattacatataaataatgattaataacTCATCAGTCAGCGCATTTCTATGTCCCGGGAGACACAACACATCTACTGCATCACTATATGTCTTCATAATTtagtaaatcaataaaaatagtGTTATAAATATTAATCTACACATCAGTTTTACTTTAAGAGGAAGCGTGTACAAATGAGCAGGCAATTCTGATGAAGAGAACACATAATGTTTTAATGTGATGGATTTAGGCAAGGAGCTCTGTCAGAATGTGTATTTGCTGTCTCCGGCCATAAATAAAGCCTTCAATGATGATCAGCTATTCAGATAGCATGCGTCTCTCAATGTGCATCTGAAGAGTACAGCCTTCATATTACAAAAAAAGCACATGGAAACATGTTTAAGTCTGCATACAAACTCGCGTTTTGCCTTCGTATACTTCAAGTATTTGGAGTTAAAGTACAGTTCATACTATGAGCAGCCTTAAgtacatatttataataagtaTGTGATATTAAACCAAGTTAAACCACATTATAGGATGAAAGAAACATTAATTAGAGTGTATATTGCCAAATGGGCAGTAttcataatcaaataaataaaagtttacggtggactttaaaaaatgaaatgaaaactccTGTAAATTTAGCTTGTCCACAATAAACATGGACATTCTGTCTGACTCCCAGCCAATACGAAACTATCTGATGTTCTGAACCAATAAGGGTTCACTGTGGGCGGGGCTTTACTAGACGTTCATTTTTGCTTACCGTTAAAAATGTCATTACTATTGGACAGCAGATATTTGTTTCTCTGAATGTTATACAATTATGTTTCTAGTGataatttgcaatattttaattgCGAAATTTGTTACAATATGTGGTATAATTAAGTTTCTTTACAGCAATCTATTTGATGTTCAACATTATTATGATCAAGATTTCACTGTGGGCGGGGCTTTACTAGACATGCATTTTTAATTACTGTTGAAAACGTCAACAACCGGTCAGCAGATTCTTGTTTGtctgacacaatatttaaaatgtgatATAATTATGTTTCTTGTGATAATTTGcgatattttaatcattattaattattattataatttctgatattttatttgcaaaattTGTTACAAAATGTGATATAATTAAGTTTCTTATGACAatttatgttcaacaaaaaaatgtggattaAAATTCTGAACCAATGAGGGTTCACTGTGGGCGGGGCTTTACTAGACGTTCATTTTTACTCTCCGTTGAAAATGTCATTACGATTGGACAGCAGATATTTGTTTCTCTAAATGCGTTTCTAGTGATTATTCGCAATATTTTATTTGcgaaatttgttacaaaatgtGGTCTGataaaatttatttgatgttCAACACAATTATGTAGATGAAAATTCTGAACCAATGAGGGTTCACTGTGGGCGGGGCTTTACTAGACGTTCATTTTACTCTCCGTTGACTTTCATGCTTTTTTGATTTCCGTTGTAAACGTCAGCAAGCGGTCAGCAGATTCTTGCCTGTCTGACACAAGATTTGAAATGAGATATAATTACGTTTATTGTGACATAATGAAGATGTGCAgatatacaataaaaacaatatctCTACC encodes the following:
- the manf gene encoding mesencephalic astrocyte-derived neurotrophic factor, which encodes MLYLSGLSVALALALVPSCSDALKDGECEVCVGFLQRLYQTIQENNVKFDSDSIEKALLKSCKDAKGKENRFCYYIGATSDAATKITNEVSKPMSYHVPVEKICEKLKKKDSQICELKYDKQVDLSSVDLKKLKVKDLKKILEEWGESCKGCVEKSDFIRKINELMPKYAPSAAKARTDL
- the rbm15b gene encoding putative RNA-binding protein 15B, whose translation is MKRQAERDASPSRTLAKRVRERDREREPNPPLALLLAESRNYHKRSRSREREKPRVREERESLHHRPHHELGLLGRAPLRTTAVLPKGKTPSAETVGARLEYKTLLISNLGSQLSDEHVEDGLFHEFKKFGDVSVKLSHTPELGRIAYVNFRHTEHAREARHAKTRLVLYDRPLKVEPMYMRRRSVTPPDVSYVSLHSAAYAYRQRSLSPGAGSSALREIRPRHYVEGMALSRDRVLDYYTALEERTRAYAYQLPEEDLKPEDDQRATRNLFIGNLDHNITEVELRQGFDKYGIIEEVVIKRPARGQGGAYAFLKFQNLDMAHRAKVAMQGRMINGNPIKIGYGKANPTTRLWVGGLGPNTSLAALAREFDRFGSIRTIDYVKGDNFAYIHYESLDAAQAACAQMRGFPLGGPSRRLRVDFAKAEETRAYPQQYQPPLLPPPHYDLLPEGYARHRSLERELRARARSPSHPLFAERERDRLSDRDWSPPKGLERRANPETFGRVRQRSRSRSRERWLKERDLERGLGKNFEERRKRRSLSPIERPAEERGRSKLRGGAPSTPEDSPDRGRGRLPDSTSEPLDHTPDISRHSSDERPAQDDPAHPRKDERDRNPRKSEIDPDSQSDKSKTDSKKPSTLSEYAQSLSRVWHGSLVLKNSSFPTNMHMLEGGASFLHSLMRDNQAGGSKITQLKIAQRLRLDQPKLDEVTRRIKLGSPDGYAVLLAVQGPMDRDAPPPEPGLQQRLLRNLVTYLRNKQAAGVIGLPLGGPKEREMGGMLYAFPPCDFSQQYLQTALKTVGKLEEEHLVIVVVRDSPNPQVL